TTAtgttgcaccttggtatgcccattacgttaactatttggctaagggtgcaattccaaatcattggactaagaagagacgacaacagtttcttagtcaagtgaagcaatatataTGGGATGAACCCGACTTGTTTAAAATCGGGGCCGATCAAGTGatacgaagatgtgttcccgaaactgaagttttagagattttgacccatgctcattcatcggcatgtggagggcattttagtgggaacaagacgggttatcgggtgttatctagcgggttttattggcccacgattttcaaggattcttgcgagtatgcccggaattgcatcaattgtcaaagaatggggagcatttcgaaacgtgatgaaatgccgttacaaccgattttggtagtagaagtatttgatgtttggggaatagacttTATGGGTCCTTTTCCAAACTCAAATGGTTTTTTGTACATATTGGTTGCGGTTGATTACGTGTCaaaatggattgaagctatcGCCACAAGGACCAACGATCATTCCGTcgtatgtaagtttgtgcaatctaaTATTTTTGCTCGTTTTGGTGCGCCTAGGGTGATAATTAGTGATGGTGGTACACATTTTAAAAACTTCAATTTTGGAAAATTACTAAAAAGATATTATGTGAACCACCGCGTTGCTACACCATATCACccgcaaacgagtggtcaagtAGAAGTATCTAATCGGCAAATTAAAGAAATTTTAATGAAGACGGTTAGAACGGATCGGAAagattggtcaagcaagcttgaCGATGCATTGTGGGCTTATCGAACGGCCTACAAAACTCCACTTGATACCACTCCTTATCGAATGGTTTACCGGAAAGGATGTCATTTGCCTATGGAGTTGGCACATCGGGCatattgggcaattaaaacggtGAACGCAAACTATGATGAAGCGGGTCGGGCGAGAAAGCTTCAATTGAACGAAATTGAGGAAATAAGGGATCAAGCCTATGAGTGTGCATCCGCATATAAAGACAAACTAAAAAAAGTTCATGATGCGAAGATAAAGAAaaagaactttgaagtgggtcaaaaggtgtggttgTACAATTCAAGGTTGAAAATGTTCGCGGGGAAACTCAAAAGCaagtggatgggtccttacgTTGTCCGAAGAGTAGGAAGGTTTGGTGATGTTGATATTCAAGACGAACAAACAAAcaagcaacaaacggtgaacgggcaTCGGCTCAAACCGTACTTGGAAGGTAATGATATTAACAATCTCGAGCTAGACAAAGTGGGTTACATTTTACACCCGGTGGATGACGAAGAAACGtgaaagaggcccaggtttggtatttgtaaatatttagtCTAGTTTATTTCGTGTTGAATAAGTTCCGTTTAAACcggtgttcgaaacaagtgtggggaaattttacgaatttcccgaacatagtgttgaggacaacacgggtttttaacggggggtagggtaatatttttatgttttctataaattataaaaacacataaaaattaaaaattataaaagctaaaaaaaagaaaataaaatttttgatgtttttgccGGCTCCCCTTTGCCCAGTTACAGCCGTAAGTTACGGCCCTGgggcgtagcttacggctccaAATGAAAATTTTGAGCCTTACGGCTCCCAGCCCCTGTCTTACGGTGAGTTTTTGTTGCCCAGATAcaaccgtaacctacggcagggagccgtaggttacggctcgcAGAGAAATGATGGGGGTCCCCTTCTTGTCGGCATTgcatataaaaaaaaacaataaacccgaaaataaaattaataataataataacctaattaataaaacataacttaCCCTATCCACACATTTTGTTCTTTCTACCCCAACCATACTTTCATCTTCTTCACCTTCATCTTTCAAGAACCCTAGTTCCACCATCTTCAAAGTTTCATAACTTCTTCACATCTAGTCCGATTTCAGTGATTTTTGGGTGAAATTTCACAAGGAATCCAAATTTACTCTTGTATCTTGAAGATTCCTTTGTTTTGGGGTCGGATTTGAGCCTAGGGGGTGCCGAAAATTTGGGGCTTTTCGTGGGTTTTTGTGAACTTCAAGTTTTTGTGattctcatcttctacaacacCAAGGTATGCAATTTCTTGTCATTATTTGATGTACATTGAGGTTTGTAAGTTGTCATCTTTGTTTTTGCTTACATACACACTTGCTTGTACATGATAGATGTAGGATTTTGTGAACTAATGCAGGTATGGGTATAAATGTGTTGATGTCTAgtggaaatttttgaaaaaattctGATTTATGGGGACATCATGccgaaattttgtttgaaagaatGAAATTTTTGGTTTTTGCACATCTATACCCATAGcatgaagcaagtgtggggaagattaGGAAAAATACTAACTTGATTTGTTTGCGCGGTTTTTGAATGTGTGTAGGCATGGTGACAAAGAAGGGAAAAGGGATTGCAAGCTCTTCAAATGCACCTCAAGGAGATAATGCTCAACAAAAGAAAAGGAGATTGGTCCGGGTTGGTGACCCGGACTCGGAGGAGGATGCACCTCCAAGGGGGCCAAAACCGGATTGGACATCCGGTTCATTGTTAGATCAATCCGCGGAATGGAGAGAGGATCTATTTCATGAACAAATGAACAAGCTAAAACAAAGGGGTGAAGCATTTATTTGTGAAAAGGAGATCCGGGAGGTTGATTTCGGGCCATTCGGGGTCATAGCCAAGTTTAACGCATTGGGTTGGGGGGCAGCTACAAAATGTTATGATGGTGAGGTAAAGAAAATGTATGACAAGGAGATTCAAGAGTGGGTGGCATCACCTGAATGTCCCCCGTTCAAGGCCCCGAGTAAGATGCGGCTAGTTGGATGGTGTAATGGGGGTGAAAGTAGAAATGTCGTACGATTCTTTGCGCCGGATAGCAAAGTTTGATGACAAGCCAGCCCATGAGTACATCTACCCGAGTCTCAAAGACCTCTATCACGAGCCCAATCAGCATCCGCAATGGCAAAATATGCTTGATTATCTTTTCCTTCCGGGTACAACACATGGGAAGCTATATTGAAGCAATTTAAGGATGGAAGCAAAGCTATTGTTGACATTGTGCATGTACAATGTTGTTCCAAGGCGGGGTGACAAGATGGAAGTGTGGCACCAAGAGATACCGATCCTATATATGTTGATGCATGGTTCTCCTAAGGTCCCATTTCGATTCCTAGTATTGCATAACATATGGTTGAGCAAGAATAGTGGGGAGAGGAAGATTATACCTCATTGCCGGTTGATCACGGCATTGCTTAAAAAATATGGGGCAATTAAAGGGGATGAAAAGGGGTCTTACAAGAGGTTTAGACCATTCGACCTCAAGAATCTTGGGCCGGGGTGGACTTACACAGAATCGGAGAGGTTTCATAAGTTGAAAACAAATGGGAGAAGGTGGAGAGCATTGAAAGTGGATGCGAGACCGTTACGACCGGGAGAGGTCGAGGAACCTGAATCAACGGATGATGAAGTGAGTGGAGATGATGATTACCGTGAAGACACATTCATGGTAGATGCTCAAGTAGGGGGTGCCGGTCAGGCGGGAGTGCAGGGAGCTGGTGTACAATCGGGTTACGTGGGGAGTGCATTTGATTATGCACATCAGGCTTATGATCCATACTGGGCCCACTCGGGGGATATGGGTCAAATCATTGAACAAAGGCGGCCACCCACTTTCGGTGATTGGAGTGAACCAAACCAAGTGCTTTTTGATCAACAAACTTTCATGGGTGCAAGTGTGGAAAGGGCTATCAAAAGAAGTTATGACAGAAATGAGCAATGGAACCGTGCTCATAGATATGCCCATGAAGAGGAAATAAACAACCGTTATTTGGATGATCGCCAGAGACGCATGCATAACCAATGGCATGCGGGGCAACCAGTTGTAGGAGATCCGCCCGTTGTAGACTACACCACATTGCCACCATATGATGGTAGTGTGTCATACCCCACCCCACCATTGCACCATTCTCAGTGGGTGGATCCGCATGCTATGAATTACCAACAGGCAAATCCAAGTAGTGTTCAAGGAAGCAGTAGTAGCGGTGGAGCATTTGGCTTTGGTGAGTGGACGGATATGATGACATCCATTTTCGGACCTCCACAGCCGAAGTACTACTAGCCAGGTTGTATTTTGctcctttgtacatttttgtatatatatgtttatGTGGTATGTTTATGTTATGGTTGGGAGGTAGGGTGGTGTTTGAAATTGATGTGTTGTGGGGTTGTGAGAGTTGGTGGTGTCTTTTATaatatctaaaaaaaaaaaaaagaaatttggggtttgagaatACAAGCAAGTAGGATGTTCTTGGTTAAAGCTatctttccctcaaaaccatacattgggacaatgtatcccaagtgcggggatgggggaaaatttttgaggtttaaaaaaaaaattaaatcaagcaaaacattgtgagaatttgaacacctTGGATTAACTCCAAACGATGCACCGGTAACCCTTGATACCCTTTTGTTCTTGGTGAGATTTGAAGCcacacatgtaaataaataagACTTGTCTTTAATGAGAGTGGCAACGGGCGGGGGTGTATTAGAACTTGTGCCTCGAtacggtttgagtccttagttggaCGTGAATGTGAAAAGGATAAAGGCAATTAGGTAGCTTCGTCTTGgtgagtgcgagtgtgggatttggggggttggacctcattaattatatatatgagcatggttgcgagaggggcgggggtttggacatttagttgcccattttgtgcctaaagcctatcatttgttaccccttagctagtTTCCTAAAAATTTACCCAACTTGACCTGGTCTTATAGTATTAGTAGTTATTTTAGTAATGTGTAGATACATTCGTTGTTATGttgaatgtttgaaaaaaaaaagagaagtaatgttgagttgtcttgtatataagtttaagtttgtttgtttgtttatttcattaTGTAATAAAAGTCCGGGTTaagttttcgctacttcatatatattccatttcctacccagtCGCCTAGCCTCATTACAACCTTAAAagcccctttgatttgcattcgtATTTGACACTCATAGGAGGAggaccgatttaggtacaagcataTAGTTGTGTAACCACCTGTTtgccttttgtgtgtctagcttactaacgctagtgcttacttgtagccgagaggagagatctAGAGAGGGGTGCATTGTTTTGGGTGTTAAGAACGGGTTATTAAAAGGACAACATGTTTTTGCTTGATTTGCATATTTGATCGTTCTTGGTTGAAAATAGTTTTgaatgggttgcttgggacaagcaacgaaTAAgcgtggggatgtgacgggtggtccgtaggacaacccttaaaaggtctaAATATATGCACATTCCATGTtttattcggttaattgcttgaactaGATAACCACTTTGTGTTGGATTGTGCAGGTGTTAAAGCTACCAAGATGTAGATTTTAGGAGGCATGAATGGATGCTAGAAGTTGGGGAATCAAAGTGTTGAAGAAATCGAGTGTTGATAAAGAAACAAGAAGAATTACTATGCTcagcaccgtaacctacggctcccagccgtaggttacggcccccATTCTTATCCAAAAGTGCAAGCCGTAAGACAGGAGCATTGGGCCGTGAAGCATGTTGatcgccgtaacctacggcaggaggccgtaggttacggccctgAGCTGATTGCATAACTTCACTAccagccgtaacctacggctgggagccgtaggttacggctccgaCTGACACTTTCTTGTAACTTCCACATTAAATGCCGTCTTGAAGATGTTTTATGGTCCCTCATCATGGGTATTCGGTTACACCTGAGTGGGACACGAATGAGGAGCATAAATTAGAGACTTGGAAGCTTAAGGACATCATCTTTTGAACTATCTTTCACTTAATCTCTATCTAGTTCGTGTTGGTGAATCTTGTGAACAATAATTTCCTTCCATTTTTGCTACAatgtttgttcaagccatgagtggctaagtTCTTTATGGTCATCTTAGGGTGAAGGTTTGTATGAAACAATTGTGTTTTAATTCCATATTTCTAGAATGATGAACTTTATCTATGTcttgtttatcatggtgtgtGATTGCTTAATTGTAAGTTGTTAATTCTTATGATattctagtttgaaaccatacgttcttggtgccgttggcaatcgagatatcatgggtagaattaggattgggtaagggttaattggtcatcgggtaacaacctcacattctaggaatctgagtacttagttccctttcatcacaataAGTAATTatgcatgaactatgtctatgtagttctttctagtggatgaTATCACAATTGTTGAAGCAAACTGGAACCCTAGGGTGGTCATTCGTCtccaaattgtttacaaactcaaCTTTCATTTCGCAAATTAATTAGcattcttagttttaaaaaccaaTCCAATCAAGCCAACTCTTAAATTTACTTTTATTtgcatttagtttaattttagttaacatAGTAAAATTCaaatagcacattttccacaaactccctgtgttcgatacccacttgccactatctatatagttgtttttgggattaaatttgattgtgaccacgacatcacgtcaatcCTGATACCGTACCAACCGCCGCCTCAAGGGGAGCAGAGTCCCctcgataactatagggagatgttcgaggccctcactggttatcaaTACTAGCCCAATCCGCCAgtggatccaaacgagcgatatcagtggtagaggtatggtatattttatgttgttgttgttgttgttgttgtatattttgttcttttatttctttgtcgtttttttatttaatttccgcctagttaaatgaacgttgtgggtgtgttccctatataaccctcacgagacctactcgtcctcccaagctattggggggtttaaaagggcttgttgcatacgctaaatgcaaccgtgattcctacgaaagtgagttaggtttgttgttgttgtaaaatattttccacataaatcgaAGTGAAATAACGCATGGCTTGGTAATGTGTTCGTAAAAAGGGTAGAACtaagtaactaacaaattttgatggttgtgagaagcatgcttctacacaagaattagaatttgtaggtataACATGTTCGCGGGACAACCATTTTTATGAAGAGGCAAAGGAGAGATGAGTatcaagcaaaaaaaaaaaaaaaaaaaaaaaccaggtgcatgtgtttctttttactttgattcttagttaggaataagtggattgtattttgtattctattttccggggtgaaattttggggaggttagccgtgtcacatcccttgtgcgttttcAAACTCTaattcttacacattgaggacaatgtttccctcaagtgtggggatgggggagtagtaaaagttttcgattttgacccgttcatttaaacactacacattgaggacaatgtttgcctcaagtgtggggatgggggaaaatttcaaaaatttttcaaaaaaatttcttgtttcaaaagcgatcttaaaagcacaagtaaccaagtcaacgagggatggcacaacccatttggtcttttgtcatggtcaagttcaaattaatagcatgacgggtatttagcgggtggttatttgggaataatccgcctaagaaactagtatatcatgcatatcacatatcatacctttatacgtgaggttttagccacttttatatcatagaattgcatttacatgtttctttgttgagtggaccattagtcgcttattgtagaacttgcaacttttgatacatttgagaccatagaccgaatacaagcacgagaatgattaaggaattaggtaaaccttttccttttacaccatttttatatccttacccaaaaattatcccctagcagccaactttgagcctaaacctttcgtttgacaacccatctagcccataaccataagccttttctttttaaacccgtgtgatgaaaattcgattataggagtttTAGTTGTATAGTTttgaaccaaaaaaaaaaaaacagaaaatgttgcgaaaaagaatgaaaaaccattgagaaaaatccaaaaaaaaaatgtgtgtttctagttattgaataaaaggcgaaaaatCATTGCCTTGGAATTGATGTTTATAGTTTATTTGAGTTTAGAATAGTTGCGTTGTAATAagaatcgaattttcatcaccttagccactttaaaatagCCTATTCcttacccttagcctagccccgctACAACCTCTCAAAGACCTtctgacttgtgcttagtattcgtgatcggtgatggagaatgattgagttgcaagccaatgcgggtacgtgttctaaccggttttgagcgattaattgatttaagtgctaatacattatacacatTAGCCGAATTATAAGCCGAGCGGAGAGAACATTGCGAGGGATATGCATGACTtattagttttacgggcgggttaatcttgaaTAACCATTATTATATGTGATTGTTCACTTTACCGGTAAATATGTGGAGATTGTAAAGAATGTGAACTTTTGCACGACAaaagaccttaacctttgtctcgggaatgggatgtgtattcgttgttcgacccacgtgaaagtgaaaaacagatttgcttgaggggaagcaaaagacaagtgtggggatgtgatacgtggttgaaaaccggtgctcgTAATTGTATAACTTTATATTTTTATATGAGTTTTAATCTTGAAtggcctacttttaattagatttgtgtttatgtaggtttaacgaagtttaaggagcttttcgggagctttacgggtcatcgggtcgaaaaccggagcaccagGATGCGTTGCGGGTCAACCAGAAGTGTTGGAAGCGAAAAACAGAAAGTGTGCAAacgagagcccgtcgccgacggcccgggccccgtcggcgacgccctccaaAAATACCCGTCGGCATGTAGTGTCCGTATCCAGTTAAATAACGCGTCGCCAGATTTCACATTCTTgacagcccgtcggcgacggtgacctgcccgtcggcgacgggtaacCGGTTGCCGAAACGCGATTTTTTGTGTTTTGGGGATTGATCTCGATTCTAATTGGTCTTGGAGGCAGGAAATTCGGGAGTTACATTCTAGTTTGAGTTTGAAACAACATCTTGGAGCCACAAGACGTTATCAATCACCTACCATTCAACCATCTTCATCTCTACAACCCGAATCATCATCATCCATCTCACAATCAAtcatcaaaaccctagttcatccaaTCCATCATTCTTCTCACCATCATCATCCGCAAACCACATCATCAATCATTCCTTCATCctacaagcttcaagatgactccatccgcattccaatcatccggtgatcaagcttcttgaccatgagcggctaatcatctcggtttcaccccggtgtaggtagttgttaattctagtGTTTCGActtgttcttgtttcatcttagtgacaatttgtatttggtttttgaaacttttgacaatagtattacatttgttacgaattcgtgagttgtcgaacgatgttaaaagttatgactttgcgaaacggtgatatgtaattgtgcgttgtcgttgttaggatttacttgtgttgattacaaagtgtctttttgtccgttcttcgggacgttcatagctagtagcacctaagtcacggtacactaaatccgttaatcgaatgcatttgagttgaaactaaaacttgtagaaatcctagattaataattaccgaaaccaggtgtgattcctttttattattattgttctagtaatcGTTTTTCTTGTAATCGTTAATTAGTAATTGTTAATCTTTCTCATCAATCCATTTAGTAAAAATCATACCTctcaattaaaaaaatacaaaattacTCTAGCAAGCTTCATATACAGTGACAATCTTAATAATTCAATCAAGT
The sequence above is drawn from the Helianthus annuus cultivar XRQ/B chromosome 12, HanXRQr2.0-SUNRISE, whole genome shotgun sequence genome and encodes:
- the LOC118485012 gene encoding uncharacterized protein LOC118485012, whose product is MTLGNRKMRLNVYGDECFLADFIDEYDPKEFEEEILDSCVCDVSLQVHACELEVKEKEQEALAVKEGRPPWTHQTDSLPVGIDSGTKPSLECPPSVELKELPKHLKYAFLGENDSLPVIIASNLAVAQEEELIRVLKAHKAATGWTIADLKGISPSIVMHKIITNEDAKPTRETQRRLNPNLREVVKKEVIKWLDGGIIYPISDSAWVSPTQVVPKKSGIQVVKDEQDFMGPFPNSNGFLYILVAVDYVSKWIEAIATRTNDHSVVCKFVQSNIFARFGAPRVIISDGGTHFKNFNFGKLLKRYYVNHRVATPYHPQTSGQVEVSNRQIKEILMKTVRTDRKDWSSKLDDALWAYRTAYKTPLDTTPYRMVYRKGCHLPMELAHRAYWAIKTVNANYDEAGRARKLQLNEIEEIRDQAYECASAYKDKLKKVHDAKIKKKNFEVGQKVWLYNSRLKMFAGKLKSKWMGPYVVRRVGRFGDVDIQDEQTNKQQTVNGHRLKPYLEGMVTKKGKGIASSSNAPQGDNAQQKKRRLVRVGDPDSEEDAPPRGPKPDWTSGSLLDQSAEWREDLFHEQMNKLKQRGEAFICEKEIREVDFGPFGVIAKFNALGWGAATKCYDGEVKKMYDKEIQEWVASPECPPFKAPSKMRLVGWCNGGESRNVVRFFAPDSKV